The following coding sequences are from one Vibrio syngnathi window:
- a CDS encoding DUF3080 domain-containing protein, with protein sequence MSDAPLSNLVKHSTMFCLTVMLAGCFSDGPGDLFDDYQTKIARVQDADEIKEEWEFESLPRKRELLLDVPSLSIGLIDSYQLRQCGLFNLIAERNSVLGKVADEFRNYDYQVALLAGVGRCLSGSELDPEVVELLKEIEQQKLAQFPRHQWNLIYASDAMQSQMRGSRWLHADIGDQVRQTSGALEHLNQALNAPLVSGKTTEVQEVLEKSSTLGDLYYSLARASVELDTITKQLTTFDANIICGKQRDTTKFRYLNNVFEQQYIGKVQPYMAQLDGYFQQLAPQLGMFDAQPELHSYYFPIQDAHQAFRASTRRHVDYWQQLFKRCGRKVGR encoded by the coding sequence ATGAGTGATGCCCCTCTCTCAAACCTAGTTAAGCACTCAACAATGTTTTGTCTGACGGTGATGCTGGCTGGCTGTTTCAGTGATGGCCCCGGAGACTTGTTCGACGACTACCAAACCAAGATAGCCAGAGTACAAGATGCTGACGAGATAAAAGAGGAATGGGAATTTGAAAGCCTACCGAGAAAACGAGAACTGCTGCTTGACGTGCCCTCGCTTTCTATCGGTCTCATCGACAGTTACCAGCTTCGTCAGTGTGGATTGTTCAATCTGATTGCAGAAAGAAATTCGGTTCTTGGGAAAGTCGCGGATGAGTTTCGCAATTACGATTATCAAGTCGCCCTACTTGCAGGTGTCGGGAGATGCTTATCCGGTAGCGAATTAGACCCTGAGGTCGTAGAGCTACTGAAAGAAATCGAGCAGCAGAAGCTCGCACAGTTTCCGCGGCACCAGTGGAATCTAATCTATGCCAGCGATGCGATGCAGTCTCAGATGCGTGGTAGTCGGTGGTTACACGCTGATATCGGTGATCAGGTACGACAAACCAGTGGCGCCTTAGAACATCTCAACCAAGCGTTAAACGCGCCGCTCGTTTCCGGCAAAACCACTGAGGTACAAGAAGTATTAGAGAAGAGCTCTACGCTCGGGGATTTATACTACTCGCTGGCTCGTGCTTCGGTTGAGCTTGATACCATCACCAAGCAACTCACTACTTTTGATGCCAACATCATCTGCGGGAAGCAGCGAGACACCACTAAGTTTCGTTATCTCAACAATGTGTTCGAGCAGCAATACATTGGTAAGGTTCAGCCTTACATGGCGCAGCTGGATGGCTATTTTCAGCAGTTAGCCCCGCAACTTGGGATGTTTGACGCGCAACCTGAACTGCACAGTTATTACTTTCCCATCCAAGATGCACATCAAGCTTTTCGAGCATCAACTCGCCGCCATGTTGATTATTGGCAGCAGCTGTTTAAACGTTGTGGGCGCAAGGTCGGTCGTTAA